Proteins co-encoded in one Parascardovia denticolens DSM 10105 = JCM 12538 genomic window:
- a CDS encoding tocopherol cyclase family protein has translation MDKQVAFNVGYGASKPLRDIEAFAMYWHAEGMKTAYQGRITHNGRVYTVSPEKSYGYADKNWGRDFTSPWVWLSSNCLVSKRSGERLENSVFDIGGGRPQIYPLPLNRRLLGAFWYERKEYDFNFSKLHEQVKTDFSFDEYGPQGPADDDLVHWHVRQESMRAVMETDVYCRKSEMLFVNYEAPDGSKKHQRLWNGGTGFGFVRLYEKEGSLLTLVDEIEASHVGCEYGEYGERED, from the coding sequence GTGGACAAGCAAGTCGCTTTCAACGTCGGCTATGGGGCCAGCAAACCTTTGCGGGATATCGAAGCCTTCGCCATGTATTGGCATGCGGAGGGCATGAAAACCGCCTATCAGGGGCGGATAACCCACAATGGCCGCGTTTATACGGTCAGCCCGGAGAAATCCTATGGCTATGCGGACAAGAACTGGGGGCGGGACTTCACCAGCCCTTGGGTCTGGCTTTCTTCCAACTGCCTGGTCAGCAAGAGAAGCGGGGAAAGGCTGGAAAACAGCGTCTTCGACATCGGCGGAGGCCGGCCGCAAATCTACCCCCTTCCTTTGAACCGTCGGCTTTTGGGCGCCTTCTGGTATGAGAGGAAAGAGTACGATTTCAACTTCTCCAAACTCCATGAACAGGTGAAGACAGATTTCTCCTTCGATGAATATGGTCCCCAGGGACCTGCGGATGATGACTTGGTCCATTGGCATGTCCGGCAGGAGAGCATGCGAGCCGTCATGGAGACGGATGTCTATTGTAGGAAAAGCGAAATGCTGTTCGTCAATTACGAGGCTCCGGACGGCAGCAAAAAGCACCAGCGGCTATGGAACGGCGGGACTGGTTTCGGGTTCGTCAGGCTTTACGAGAAAGAGGGATCGCTACTGACCTTGGTTGATGAGATCGAGGCCAGTCATGTGGGCTGCGAGTACGGTGAATACGGGGAGCGGGAAGACTAG
- a CDS encoding DUF6176 family protein yields the protein MAIQQIFMAKDLMMTLHTELTRYKVKKGKEDRAREWMRFLNENIGETLLTLKNERMYVEDIFSEVIDGQMYLYWFSYQGDDAQAVEESESWIDKKHLEYWDECLVCEPDDHGEDLSLEVSMVEPSLSIWIEEELNPSQE from the coding sequence TTGGCAATACAGCAAATATTCATGGCAAAGGATTTAATGATGACACTGCATACTGAGCTCACACGGTACAAGGTCAAAAAAGGCAAAGAGGATAGGGCCCGCGAATGGATGCGTTTTCTGAATGAGAACATCGGCGAGACCTTGCTCACTTTGAAGAATGAAAGAATGTATGTGGAAGACATCTTCTCCGAGGTCATTGACGGACAGATGTATCTTTACTGGTTTTCCTATCAGGGCGATGACGCTCAGGCCGTAGAGGAGTCTGAGTCTTGGATTGACAAGAAGCATCTGGAATATTGGGACGAATGCCTTGTTTGCGAGCCGGATGATCATGGCGAGGATCTTTCTCTTGAAGTTTCCATGGTTGAGCCGAGTCTGAGCATATGGATCGAGGAAGAGTTGAATCCCTCTCAGGAATAA
- a CDS encoding DUF3737 family protein has product MSGMNKQNLIERQRFTGERALFGISDTEIRDSAFGDGESPLKHCRNLTVTGTTFDWKYPLWYGDHFQLDDCTFNPTARAGIWYSDHVSVSKTTIKAPKEFRRCKDLRLEEVTIPQAEETLWNCRDLVLDHVSAAGDYFGMGCRNVGIDHLVLEGDYCFDGAKNVTVRNSRFLSKDCFWNCENVTVYGSTISGEYFAWNSRNVTLINCRIDSLQGLCYVDHLVMRNCYLGSTTLAFEYSSDIDAEISGRVESIINPRSGSIHADEIGTVILDPAQPVADDADSSKCENSVQQQSHDLQIFEKGIRKTDFLRLDQVTLVSGTDGETRLVEGQEK; this is encoded by the coding sequence ATGAGTGGCATGAATAAACAGAACCTGATTGAAAGGCAACGATTCACCGGGGAACGCGCCCTTTTCGGCATTTCCGATACGGAGATCAGAGACTCGGCTTTCGGCGATGGGGAGTCGCCCCTCAAACATTGCCGGAATCTGACTGTTACCGGTACCACTTTCGACTGGAAATACCCGCTTTGGTATGGGGACCATTTCCAGCTGGATGATTGCACCTTCAATCCCACAGCGAGGGCGGGAATATGGTATAGCGACCATGTTTCTGTGTCCAAGACCACTATTAAAGCACCTAAGGAATTCCGGCGATGCAAGGACCTGCGCCTGGAGGAAGTGACCATCCCTCAGGCGGAAGAGACCTTGTGGAACTGCCGGGACCTGGTCCTTGACCATGTGAGTGCCGCCGGAGACTACTTCGGCATGGGGTGCCGGAACGTCGGCATAGACCATCTCGTTCTGGAAGGGGACTACTGCTTTGATGGAGCGAAAAACGTGACCGTCCGTAACAGTCGCTTCCTTTCCAAGGACTGCTTCTGGAACTGCGAAAACGTGACCGTCTACGGCTCCACCATCTCTGGCGAGTATTTCGCCTGGAATTCCCGTAATGTCACCTTGATCAATTGCAGAATCGACAGCCTGCAAGGGCTTTGTTACGTAGACCATCTGGTTATGCGTAATTGTTATCTAGGCTCCACCACCTTGGCTTTTGAATACTCCTCTGATATTGACGCTGAAATCTCTGGCCGGGTGGAGAGCATCATCAATCCTCGGTCTGGTTCGATTCATGCCGATGAGATTGGGACTGTCATTCTTGATCCGGCCCAGCCTGTTGCAGACGATGCGGATTCAAGCAAGTGCGAGAATTCCGTGCAACAACAGAGCCACGATCTTCAGATTTTCGAGAAAGGAATCCGGAAAACCGATTTCCTTCGATTGGATCAAGTGACATTGGTCTCCGGAACAGATGGGGAGACCCGATTGGTGGAAGGGCAGGAAAAATGA
- the tpx gene encoding thiol peroxidase, producing the protein MQVQFGGEDRELAAEPTEVGQELPEFTLHKADDSRVKSADLFKDKTLISVVPNINTSVCSLQTKRFNSEMDKYPDVAFYTVSTNTVEEQKDWCAAEGVKNMEMLSDAEEQSFGRNVGVLMPALDFDARSIWITDGSGKVLYREILQNQHEEPNYQAALAFLKGMGK; encoded by the coding sequence ATGCAGGTTCAATTTGGTGGAGAAGACCGCGAGCTGGCCGCAGAGCCGACCGAGGTAGGGCAGGAGCTGCCCGAATTCACCCTTCACAAGGCCGACGATTCCCGGGTCAAGAGCGCGGATCTTTTCAAAGACAAGACCCTCATCTCCGTGGTCCCGAACATCAACACCTCCGTCTGCTCCTTGCAGACCAAGCGTTTCAACTCCGAGATGGACAAGTATCCGGACGTGGCTTTCTACACCGTCTCCACCAACACGGTGGAGGAACAGAAGGATTGGTGCGCGGCCGAAGGCGTGAAGAACATGGAGATGCTCAGCGACGCCGAGGAGCAGTCTTTCGGGCGAAATGTGGGCGTACTGATGCCGGCCTTGGATTTCGACGCCCGCAGCATCTGGATCACTGACGGCAGCGGGAAGGTTCTCTATCGTGAAATTCTGCAGAACCAGCATGAAGAGCCTAATTATCAGGCCGCTTTGGCTTTCCTGAAAGGGATGGGGAAGTAG
- a CDS encoding DUF2785 domain-containing protein has protein sequence MDDSQIDYLLNHLGDSDASIRDGLVYSTLAQGFEESIFSEAQMRKIIAFVTDGECLYYKIGSQADDSVFLRSFSALMGAIFLDCDRRTPLLSPEQRKQWFSWAEHYLFDEQDHRGWVSPSQGWAHALAHGSDLLDAALQHPLFTPSTSFFDLISSWMGSLDYPFHDSEASRLSSAITAGLENKKFKQTDFERFLSHTDTVCWEKEEASESAPCYCLTFWINFLQSLYFLSNSEEVRSSCSRYCRGYYLRMGYLPNDR, from the coding sequence ATGGATGATTCTCAAATTGATTATCTCCTCAATCATCTGGGCGATTCCGACGCGTCAATCCGTGATGGTCTTGTCTACTCGACTTTGGCGCAAGGATTTGAGGAAAGCATTTTCTCTGAAGCCCAAATGAGGAAGATCATTGCTTTCGTCACGGATGGGGAATGCCTCTACTATAAGATTGGCTCGCAAGCTGATGACAGCGTTTTCCTTCGAAGCTTCTCCGCTTTAATGGGAGCGATCTTCCTTGACTGCGACCGGCGAACTCCACTTTTGAGTCCTGAGCAGCGAAAGCAATGGTTCAGCTGGGCCGAACATTACCTTTTTGATGAACAAGACCATCGAGGTTGGGTGTCCCCATCACAAGGATGGGCTCATGCGCTCGCTCACGGCAGTGATTTACTTGATGCTGCTCTACAACATCCTCTTTTCACACCCAGTACGAGCTTTTTCGACCTAATTTCATCCTGGATGGGATCCTTGGACTATCCTTTTCATGATTCCGAAGCCAGTCGGCTCTCCTCGGCGATTACGGCTGGATTGGAAAACAAGAAATTCAAGCAGACAGACTTCGAACGATTCCTCAGCCATACTGACACTGTCTGCTGGGAAAAAGAGGAAGCAAGCGAATCCGCCCCTTGTTACTGTTTGACCTTCTGGATCAATTTTCTTCAAAGCCTTTACTTCCTATCGAATAGCGAAGAAGTCAGGAGCTCCTGTTCTCGGTATTGCAGGGGTTATTATCTGCGTATGGGATATCTGCCCAATGACAGATAG
- a CDS encoding MalY/PatB family protein has protein sequence MNMMDTRAKGQTSYDFDRVINRRGTQSEKWNVGENELPMWVADMDFEVAEPIRQALRQRVDHGIYGYSGISEDWYQAYISWWVSRHGWTIEHDWLIFTTGVVPAISSMVRKLTTPAEKVLLQTPVYNIFFNSILNNGRFPLESPLKLVDTGRADGRKEYRMDFDRLEADLSDPQVTLMILCNPQNPGGTIWSAEDLKRVAELCARHGVTVISDEIHGDLTEPGVGYVPFASVSPTASRISVTCLSPSKAFNIAGIHSAAVVVPDEHLRHKVWRGLNTDEIAEPNVFAVGAAVAAFNQGGEWLDALRCYISENRRFACDYISAQIPLIQPVHGEGTYLLWLDLRALPGHGEGFTDFLRQQTGLFITDGAHYGQGGSGFARMNLACPRGLVEDGLDRLRRGVKAYCQQR, from the coding sequence ATGAATATGATGGATACTCGTGCTAAGGGCCAGACTTCCTATGATTTTGACCGGGTCATCAACCGTCGCGGAACCCAGTCGGAGAAGTGGAACGTAGGCGAGAACGAGCTGCCTATGTGGGTGGCGGACATGGATTTCGAAGTCGCGGAACCCATCCGGCAGGCTTTGCGACAGCGGGTCGATCACGGGATCTACGGCTACTCAGGTATCAGCGAAGACTGGTATCAGGCTTACATCTCGTGGTGGGTCAGCCGCCACGGCTGGACCATCGAGCATGATTGGCTGATTTTCACCACAGGGGTCGTGCCGGCCATCTCCAGCATGGTCCGCAAACTGACCACCCCTGCGGAAAAAGTCCTCCTGCAAACCCCGGTCTACAACATCTTCTTCAATTCCATCCTCAACAACGGTCGTTTCCCTCTGGAAAGCCCCCTCAAACTGGTTGATACCGGCCGTGCCGACGGGCGGAAGGAATACCGGATGGACTTCGATCGTCTGGAGGCGGACCTGTCCGACCCCCAGGTGACGCTGATGATCCTCTGCAATCCGCAGAACCCGGGAGGAACCATCTGGTCGGCCGAAGACCTGAAACGAGTGGCCGAGCTTTGCGCTCGCCATGGAGTGACCGTCATCTCCGACGAGATCCATGGCGATTTGACCGAGCCGGGTGTCGGCTACGTGCCTTTCGCCTCAGTCTCCCCGACGGCGAGCAGGATCAGCGTCACCTGCCTGAGTCCCAGCAAGGCTTTCAACATCGCTGGAATCCATTCGGCCGCCGTGGTCGTTCCGGATGAGCATTTGCGGCACAAGGTTTGGCGAGGCCTGAACACGGATGAGATCGCTGAGCCGAACGTTTTCGCCGTTGGAGCGGCCGTCGCCGCCTTCAATCAAGGCGGGGAGTGGTTGGACGCCCTTCGCTGCTACATTTCGGAGAACCGCCGATTCGCCTGCGACTACATCAGCGCGCAGATTCCTCTAATTCAGCCCGTTCATGGGGAGGGGACTTATCTGCTCTGGCTCGATCTGCGGGCCTTGCCTGGCCATGGCGAAGGGTTCACGGACTTCCTTCGCCAACAGACGGGACTTTTCATCACCGACGGCGCCCATTACGGCCAGGGCGGAAGCGGCTTCGCCCGCATGAATCTGGCCTGCCCTCGCGGTCTGGTCGAAGACGGGCTTGACCGGCTCCGCCGAGGGGTGAAAGCGTATTGCCAGCAGCGGTAG
- a CDS encoding beta/alpha barrel domain-containing protein yields MENVDVENAEKTEGLESKRIPRLSGTLRAHSIELPDVIWKAKGMVVLGRRIKSIIFSTDIAIIRNCNADAVLAVYPFTPQQVISEAIIDSSSIPVFVGVGGGMTKGLRSVLIAQDAEAQGAFGVVVNAPMSNTNIRLIKSVIDIPIIATVVTDDEDITSRLGAGVSILNVAAGRKTPGVVAKIRSEFPDVPIIASGGRNQESILETIAAGANTISFTPPSSGEIFSSMMGQYREAKTRNPDLTLNTLDTKRNEFRDFIEIFRNK; encoded by the coding sequence ATGGAAAATGTCGATGTTGAAAACGCGGAGAAGACCGAAGGCCTTGAGTCCAAGCGGATCCCCCGTCTGTCGGGGACTTTGCGGGCCCACTCCATCGAGCTGCCAGACGTCATTTGGAAGGCCAAAGGCATGGTCGTCCTCGGCAGACGAATCAAGTCGATCATCTTCTCCACCGATATCGCCATCATCCGCAACTGCAACGCGGACGCGGTCCTAGCCGTCTACCCTTTCACCCCGCAGCAGGTGATTTCCGAAGCCATCATCGATTCCTCCTCCATCCCCGTCTTCGTAGGAGTGGGAGGGGGCATGACCAAAGGTCTGCGGTCCGTCCTCATCGCCCAGGACGCAGAGGCCCAGGGAGCCTTTGGGGTCGTTGTCAACGCCCCGATGAGCAACACCAACATCCGTCTGATCAAAAGCGTCATCGACATCCCCATCATCGCCACCGTGGTCACGGATGACGAAGACATAACAAGCCGTTTGGGCGCCGGTGTGTCCATCCTCAACGTCGCCGCCGGCAGGAAGACCCCCGGAGTCGTCGCCAAAATACGGTCGGAATTCCCGGATGTCCCCATCATCGCCAGCGGAGGCCGGAACCAGGAGTCGATCCTGGAGACCATCGCCGCCGGGGCGAACACCATCAGCTTCACTCCACCTTCCAGCGGAGAGATCTTCAGCAGCATGATGGGCCAATACCGGGAGGCCAAGACCCGGAACCCCGACCTGACCCTCAACACCTTGGACACCAAGCGCAACGAATTCAGGGACTTCATCGAGATCTTCCGTAATAAGTGA